The following are from one region of the Ochotona princeps isolate mOchPri1 chromosome 4, mOchPri1.hap1, whole genome shotgun sequence genome:
- the LRRC10B gene encoding leucine-rich repeat-containing protein 10B: MGIAESTPDELPSDAEEQLRSGEQQLELSGRRLRRLPSAVCSLSRLQKLYVSGTGLRELPEEIEELRELRILALDFNKLERLPDGLCRLPRLTRLYLGGNRLLALPADFAQLQSLRCLWIEGNYLRRFPRPLLRLVALQSLQMGDNRLRALPAELPRMTGLRGLWLYGNRFEEFPPALLRMGRLHILDLDRNRLGGFPDLHPLRALRVFSYDHNPVTGPPRVADTVFLVGEGAVERMAERDEPTPRQPPRRPARAFEDEEEEDLLIGGASSRALEASARGLGT, encoded by the coding sequence ATGGGCATCGCCGAGTCCACGCCGGACGAGCTGCCGTCGGACGCCGAGGAGCAGCTGCGCAGCGgcgagcagcagctggagctgagcgggcggcggctgcggcggctgCCCAGCGCCGTGTGCTCGCTGAGCCGCCTGCAGAAGCTGTACGTGAGCGGCACGGGGCTGCGGGAGCTGCCGGAGGAGATCGAGGAACTGCGCGAGCTGCGCATCCTGGCGCTCGACTTCAACAAGCTGGAGCGCCTGCCCGACGGCCTGTGTCGCCTGCCGCGCCTCACGCGCCTCTACCTGGGCGGCAACCGCCTGCTGGCGCTGCCCGCCGACTTCGCGCAGCTGCAGAGCCTGCGCTGCCTCTGGATCGAGGGCAACTACCTGCGGCGCTTCCCGCGGCCGCTGCTGCGCCTAGTGGCGCTGCAGTCGCTGCAGATGGGCGACAACCGGCTGCGCGCGCTGCCCGCCGAGCTGCCACGCATGACGGGCCTGCGCGGCCTCTGGCTCTACGGCAACCGCTTCGAGGAGTTCCCGCCCGCGCTCCTGCGCATGGGCCGCCTGCACATCCTCGACCTGGACCGCAACCGTCTGGGCGGCTTTCCGGACCTACACCCGCTGCGTGCGCTGCGCGTCTTCTCCTACGACCACAACCCGGTCACAGGGCCCCCGCGCGTCGCCGACACCGTCTTCCTGGTGGGCGAGGGCGCCGTCGAGCGCATGGCCGAGCGCGACGAGCCCACGCCTCGGCAGCCACCCCGGCGCCCCGCGCGGGCCTTTGAGGACGAGGAGGAAGAAGACCTGCTCATAGGGGGCGCCAGCTCCCGGGCCCTGGAAGCCTCGGCGCGGGGACTGGGCACTTGA